The following are encoded in a window of Amycolatopsis lexingtonensis genomic DNA:
- a CDS encoding dipeptide ABC transporter ATP-binding protein has translation MTLLRISDLAVSYGGVPAVRDVGLHVDAGEVVAVVGESGSGKSTTAHAAIGLLPRGGRVDGGSITFDGRDLLSLSSRQWRSVRGREIALVPQDPAVSLNPVHRIGDQVAEVLKIHGLADRRAASLEAVSLLERAGVPQPSLRAKQYPHQLSGGLRQRVLIAAALAGRPKLIIADEPTSALDVTVQRRILDHLTSLARETGTAILLITHDVGVAADRAARIVVLSQGSVVEEGSSVVSAPAHPYTRQLIAAAPSLSGTQRPPAPPAEPLVSVRDLAKTFDGGIRAVDGVSFDIPRGQTLALVGESGSGKSTTARMVLRLETPSAGSVSFDGRDITSLAGPELRRLRRRMQIVYQNPYASLNPKFSIEDVVAEPLRAFGLPRTSVPSLLDQVALPSSVARRKPAELSGGQRQRVAIARALALRPDLVVCDEPVSALDVSVQAQILALLAELQSELGLSYLFISHDLAVVRQLADQVGVMREGVLVELGPASRVLTDPEAEYTKELLDAIPGRSAQEVG, from the coding sequence ATGACCCTGCTGCGGATTTCGGACCTGGCCGTGTCGTACGGCGGAGTCCCGGCGGTCCGGGACGTCGGCCTGCACGTCGACGCCGGCGAAGTGGTCGCCGTCGTCGGCGAGTCGGGCTCGGGCAAGTCGACCACGGCGCACGCGGCGATCGGCCTGCTGCCCCGCGGCGGTCGCGTCGACGGCGGCTCGATCACCTTCGACGGCCGGGACCTGCTCTCGCTGTCGTCCCGCCAGTGGCGCTCGGTGCGCGGGCGCGAGATCGCGCTGGTGCCGCAGGACCCGGCGGTGTCGCTGAACCCGGTGCACCGCATCGGCGACCAGGTCGCGGAGGTGCTGAAGATCCACGGCCTCGCGGACCGGCGAGCCGCGTCCCTGGAGGCGGTCTCCTTGTTGGAGCGGGCAGGCGTCCCCCAGCCGTCGTTGCGCGCGAAGCAGTACCCCCACCAGCTGTCGGGCGGCTTGCGGCAGCGCGTGCTGATCGCGGCGGCGCTGGCCGGACGCCCGAAGCTGATCATCGCGGACGAGCCGACGTCGGCGCTGGACGTCACGGTGCAGCGCCGGATCCTCGACCACCTGACGTCGCTGGCTCGTGAAACGGGCACGGCGATCCTGCTCATCACGCACGACGTCGGCGTCGCGGCCGATCGCGCGGCGCGGATCGTGGTGCTGTCCCAGGGTTCGGTCGTGGAGGAGGGTTCGTCGGTGGTGAGCGCGCCGGCGCACCCGTACACGCGGCAGCTGATCGCGGCGGCGCCGAGCCTGTCGGGCACCCAGCGCCCGCCCGCCCCGCCCGCCGAGCCACTGGTCTCGGTACGCGACCTCGCGAAGACGTTCGACGGCGGCATCCGCGCGGTCGACGGCGTCTCGTTCGACATCCCGCGCGGCCAGACCCTGGCCCTGGTCGGCGAGTCCGGCTCCGGCAAGTCGACGACGGCGCGCATGGTGCTGCGCTTGGAAACACCGTCCGCGGGCTCGGTTTCGTTCGACGGCCGGGACATCACTTCGCTGGCGGGCCCCGAGCTGCGCCGGCTGCGGCGGCGGATGCAGATCGTGTACCAGAACCCGTACGCGTCGCTGAACCCGAAGTTTTCGATCGAGGACGTCGTCGCGGAGCCGTTGCGGGCGTTCGGCCTCCCGCGCACTTCGGTGCCGTCGCTGCTCGACCAGGTGGCGCTGCCGTCGTCGGTGGCACGCCGCAAGCCGGCGGAGCTGTCCGGTGGCCAGCGCCAGCGGGTGGCGATCGCGCGGGCGTTGGCGCTGCGCCCGGACCTGGTGGTGTGCGACGAACCGGTGTCGGCGCTGGACGTGTCGGTGCAGGCCCAGATCCTGGCGCTGCTGGCGGAGCTGCAGTCGGAACTCGGGTTGTCGTACTTGTTCATCTCGCACGACCTGGCGGTGGTCCGGCAGCTGGCGGACCAGGTGGGCGTGATGCGGGAGGGCGTGCTGGTGGAACTGGGGCCGGCTTCGCGGGTGCTGACGGATCCGGAGGCGGAGTACACGAAGGAGCTGCTCGACGCGATTCCGGGACGCTCGGCCCAGGAGGTGGGCTGA
- a CDS encoding ABC transporter permease: protein MKAPPGLVLAVVVLAFVLLAAFVPGLLTGYDPITGVPAERLQGPSLHHLFGTDETGRDVYARVVHGASLSLRATAIAVLVALAAGSALGLLAGFRGGWADTVIMRVVDVFLAIPPILLSLALVTALGFGTTNVAIAVGIANLAAFARVMRAEVLRVRNGVFVEAARASGVRWSGVLLRHVLPNAAGPVLALATLTLGTAVLEVSALSFLGFGATPPTPEWGSLVAGGRSFLATAWWMTTFPGLTVAAVVLAANRLSRALDGGDR, encoded by the coding sequence GTGAAAGCTCCGCCCGGGCTCGTGCTGGCCGTCGTCGTGCTGGCGTTCGTGCTGCTCGCGGCGTTCGTGCCGGGGCTGCTGACCGGCTACGACCCGATCACCGGCGTCCCGGCCGAACGGCTGCAAGGGCCGTCGCTGCATCACCTGTTCGGTACCGACGAGACCGGCCGCGACGTCTACGCGCGGGTGGTCCACGGCGCGTCGCTCTCGTTGCGGGCCACCGCGATCGCCGTGCTCGTGGCGCTGGCGGCCGGTTCGGCGCTGGGCCTGCTGGCCGGGTTCCGCGGCGGCTGGGCGGACACGGTGATCATGCGGGTGGTCGACGTCTTCCTGGCCATCCCGCCGATCCTGCTGTCGCTGGCGCTGGTCACGGCGCTCGGCTTCGGCACGACGAACGTCGCGATCGCCGTCGGCATCGCGAACCTGGCCGCCTTCGCGCGGGTCATGCGCGCGGAGGTGCTGCGCGTGCGCAACGGCGTGTTCGTCGAAGCCGCGCGCGCTTCCGGCGTGCGCTGGTCGGGCGTGCTGCTGCGGCACGTCCTGCCGAACGCGGCGGGCCCGGTGCTCGCGCTGGCGACGTTGACGCTGGGCACCGCGGTGCTCGAGGTGTCGGCGCTGAGCTTCCTCGGCTTCGGCGCGACCCCGCCGACCCCGGAGTGGGGCTCGCTGGTCGCGGGCGGGCGCAGTTTCCTGGCCACGGCCTGGTGGATGACGACGTTCCCGGGGCTGACGGTGGCGGCGGTGGTCCTCGCCGCGAACCGGCTGTCCCGCGCGCTGGACGGAGGAGACCGATGA
- a CDS encoding glycosyltransferase encodes MRILFTCRPAYGHLFPLLPLANAAVKAGHEVVFGTGEAFVPKVRDLGFTTHRAGIAISEAEAEAKKRHGEDAGFLDVGITMFGELLPKALLDDLTPLLPRLRPDLVVYEMSDVGTAIAARRAGIPAVSVVIGRSMPPEVLAVAAERLRPLWGTLPADALLGDACVDVWPDRVRDPGTAGVPKVFRMRPTPYDPDVPLPPLPADGFVYLTLGTVVFGATDVLRGAIRALDRLDVDVLVALGPGDPAALGPLPARVRATGFVPQARVLDHAGLVVHHGGSGTVLATLAAGLPQLVLPQGADQFANAETLEALGVAKALIGDAVRVPAIGAAARTLLEDPKPREIAEGIAAEIREMPSPEQVLGELVSWMG; translated from the coding sequence GTGCGGATCCTCTTCACGTGCCGCCCGGCGTACGGCCACCTGTTCCCCTTGCTGCCGCTCGCGAACGCCGCAGTGAAGGCCGGGCACGAAGTCGTGTTCGGCACCGGCGAGGCGTTCGTGCCCAAGGTGCGCGACCTCGGCTTCACCACCCACCGCGCGGGCATCGCCATCAGCGAAGCCGAAGCCGAGGCCAAAAAACGGCACGGCGAGGACGCGGGTTTCCTCGACGTCGGCATCACGATGTTCGGCGAGCTGCTGCCGAAAGCACTGCTCGACGACCTGACGCCGCTGCTCCCGCGCCTGCGGCCCGATCTCGTGGTCTACGAGATGAGCGACGTGGGCACCGCGATCGCCGCGCGGCGCGCGGGCATCCCCGCCGTCTCGGTCGTGATCGGGCGGTCCATGCCGCCGGAGGTGCTGGCCGTCGCCGCCGAACGGCTGCGGCCGCTCTGGGGGACGCTGCCCGCGGACGCGCTGCTCGGCGACGCCTGCGTCGACGTCTGGCCCGACCGCGTCCGCGACCCGGGCACGGCGGGCGTGCCGAAGGTGTTCCGGATGCGCCCGACGCCGTACGACCCGGACGTCCCGCTGCCGCCGCTCCCGGCCGACGGCTTCGTCTACCTCACGCTGGGCACGGTCGTCTTCGGCGCGACCGACGTGCTGCGCGGCGCGATCCGCGCACTGGACCGCCTCGACGTCGACGTGCTGGTGGCGCTCGGGCCCGGCGACCCGGCCGCGCTGGGTCCGCTGCCGGCGCGGGTGCGGGCCACCGGGTTCGTGCCGCAGGCCCGGGTACTGGACCACGCCGGCCTGGTCGTCCACCACGGCGGCAGCGGCACGGTGCTCGCCACGCTCGCCGCCGGCCTGCCGCAGCTGGTGCTGCCCCAGGGCGCCGACCAGTTCGCCAACGCCGAAACCCTCGAAGCGCTCGGCGTGGCGAAGGCGCTGATCGGCGACGCGGTCCGGGTCCCCGCCATCGGAGCCGCGGCCCGGACCCTGCTCGAGGACCCGAAGCCGCGCGAGATCGCCGAGGGCATCGCGGCCGAGATCAGGGAAATGCCGTCGCCCGAACAGGTTCTCGGCGAGCTGGTCAGCTGGATGGGTTGA
- a CDS encoding FAD/NAD(P)-binding protein: MADLAPFTLAVVGAGPRGVGVLERLGANAGELLGGRRLEVHLIDPFPPGPGRVWRYDQSPLLRMNSMPEDVTMFTDDSVKMTGPVRPGPTLLDWARQVRDGGLDAEVPPDVAAELSSLDPFDFPTRRLQSAYLTWVYRKIVEDLPDGVDVVEHAARAVGVDGYSVSLSDGTAVRADAVVFTVGHLDAEPDDRERELVSFAARHGLAYYPAGYTADVDYTAIAPGETVLVRGFGLAFVDLMLLLTEGRGGRFEELACGGLRYHPSGAEPVLHVGSRRGVPYHAKIGYRLRGKPARLPRFFDAYAIDALAGAPGALDFRTDVWLLIAKELAWGYYTELFTGHPDRVRLDFAVFADAFADLAWDSPGMRDLVARAVPDEADRLDLDRVDRPMAGRVFGTAEEFGKELREYIEGDLARRADQEFSADLGAFAALLSVYSQLPALVQIGRLDAASQVSDMDGWFHGFFSYYASGPPPRRLEELLALHDAGIVSFAGAELAVTAERGAFVASSGSFPGTVEARTLVEARLPGPSVTRAADGLLRQLRDAGQLAEETVADPVTGARLPSGRIHTRVSDSRLLDSTGRPHPHRFAVGPHTSARSAAAFTRPRTNALSFRQNDAVAREILALVNPSS; encoded by the coding sequence GTGGCCGATCTCGCGCCGTTCACCCTTGCCGTCGTGGGCGCCGGACCCCGCGGGGTCGGCGTCCTCGAACGGCTGGGCGCGAACGCGGGGGAACTGCTCGGCGGCCGGCGGCTCGAAGTGCACCTGATCGACCCCTTCCCGCCCGGCCCCGGCCGCGTGTGGCGCTACGACCAGTCACCGCTCCTGCGCATGAACTCCATGCCGGAGGACGTCACGATGTTCACCGACGACTCGGTGAAGATGACCGGCCCGGTCCGCCCGGGGCCGACGCTGCTCGACTGGGCCCGCCAGGTCCGCGACGGCGGCCTCGACGCCGAGGTCCCGCCCGACGTCGCCGCCGAGCTGAGCTCGCTCGACCCCTTCGACTTCCCCACCCGGCGCCTGCAGAGCGCCTACCTGACCTGGGTCTACCGCAAGATCGTCGAGGACCTCCCCGACGGCGTCGACGTCGTCGAGCACGCCGCGCGGGCGGTCGGGGTGGACGGGTACTCCGTCAGCCTGTCCGACGGGACGGCCGTGCGGGCGGACGCCGTCGTGTTCACCGTCGGGCACCTCGACGCGGAACCGGACGACCGCGAGCGCGAACTGGTGTCGTTCGCCGCGCGGCACGGGCTGGCCTACTACCCGGCCGGCTACACCGCCGACGTCGACTACACCGCCATCGCGCCCGGCGAAACGGTGCTGGTGCGGGGGTTCGGGCTGGCGTTCGTCGACCTGATGCTGCTGCTCACCGAGGGCCGCGGCGGCCGCTTCGAGGAGCTGGCCTGCGGCGGCCTCCGCTACCACCCGAGCGGCGCCGAGCCGGTCCTGCACGTCGGTTCGCGGCGCGGGGTCCCTTACCACGCGAAGATCGGCTACCGGCTGCGCGGGAAACCCGCGCGGCTGCCCAGGTTCTTCGACGCCTACGCGATCGACGCGCTCGCCGGCGCGCCCGGCGCGCTCGACTTCCGCACCGACGTCTGGCTGCTGATCGCGAAGGAACTGGCCTGGGGCTACTACACCGAGCTGTTCACCGGCCACCCGGACCGGGTGCGCCTGGACTTCGCGGTGTTCGCCGACGCTTTCGCCGACCTGGCCTGGGATTCGCCGGGCATGCGCGACCTCGTCGCGCGGGCGGTGCCCGACGAAGCGGACCGGCTCGACCTCGACCGCGTCGACCGCCCGATGGCGGGCCGCGTGTTCGGCACGGCGGAGGAGTTCGGCAAGGAGCTGCGCGAATACATCGAGGGCGACCTGGCGCGCCGCGCCGATCAGGAGTTCAGCGCCGACCTGGGTGCTTTCGCGGCGCTGCTGTCGGTGTACAGCCAGCTGCCCGCGCTGGTCCAAATAGGACGGCTGGACGCGGCTTCCCAAGTGTCCGATATGGACGGCTGGTTCCACGGGTTCTTCTCCTACTACGCCAGCGGTCCGCCGCCGCGCCGCCTGGAGGAGCTGCTGGCGCTGCACGACGCGGGGATCGTCTCCTTCGCGGGCGCGGAGCTGGCGGTGACGGCGGAGCGCGGCGCCTTCGTCGCTTCCAGCGGCAGTTTCCCGGGGACCGTCGAGGCCCGGACGCTCGTCGAAGCGCGGCTGCCGGGCCCGAGCGTGACCCGTGCGGCCGACGGCCTGCTGCGTCAGCTGCGTGACGCGGGGCAGCTGGCCGAGGAGACGGTGGCGGACCCGGTGACCGGCGCGCGCCTGCCGTCCGGTCGCATCCACACGCGTGTCTCGGATTCCCGCCTGCTCGACAGCACCGGACGGCCCCACCCGCACCGCTTCGCCGTCGGCCCGCACACGAGCGCCCGCTCGGCGGCGGCGTTCACGCGGCCGCGGACGAACGCCTTGTCCTTCCGCCAGAACGACGCCGTCGCGCGCGAAATCCTGGCGCTGGTCAACCCATCCAGCTGA
- a CDS encoding ABC transporter permease — MKRYLLRRAGQAVFVLWAAFTLSFLILYLLPGDAVSAKLAGGEAGASMTPEQVAAARAEYGLDSPLPVQYLKRLVSALHGDFGRSVATGDDATHMVVTALPPTLAVTGLALVFAVVFGGGSAFLGTFTRFRWLRQALLSLPSLAISLPPFWVGLLLIQFFSFRLRLLPALGTQGFAAVILPAITLALPTGAIIGQVLAKSLATQQEQPYAEIAAAKGASRWRVHFGHLLRNAAVPTLTVAGVVAGNLVAGSVITETVFSRDGVGRVTASAVTAQDVPVVQAVIVLAALVFVVLNLVVDLLYPLLDPRIARTPAEVARG; from the coding sequence GTGAAGCGCTATCTGCTCCGCCGCGCCGGGCAGGCGGTGTTCGTGCTGTGGGCGGCGTTCACGCTGTCGTTCCTGATCCTCTACCTGCTGCCGGGCGACGCCGTTTCGGCGAAGCTCGCCGGCGGCGAGGCCGGGGCGTCGATGACGCCGGAGCAGGTCGCCGCGGCCCGCGCGGAGTACGGCCTCGACTCGCCGCTGCCGGTGCAGTACCTGAAGCGGCTGGTCTCGGCGCTGCACGGCGACTTCGGGCGCAGTGTCGCGACCGGCGACGACGCCACGCACATGGTCGTCACCGCGCTGCCGCCGACGCTCGCGGTGACCGGGCTGGCGCTGGTGTTCGCGGTCGTGTTCGGCGGCGGCTCGGCGTTCCTCGGCACGTTCACCCGGTTCCGCTGGCTGCGGCAGGCGCTGCTGTCCCTGCCGTCGCTGGCGATCTCGCTGCCGCCGTTCTGGGTCGGGCTGCTGCTGATCCAGTTCTTCTCGTTCCGGCTGCGGCTGCTGCCCGCGCTCGGCACGCAGGGCTTCGCCGCGGTGATCCTGCCCGCGATCACCCTGGCCCTGCCGACCGGCGCGATCATCGGGCAGGTGCTGGCCAAGAGCCTGGCGACGCAGCAGGAACAGCCGTACGCGGAGATCGCGGCCGCGAAGGGCGCCAGCCGCTGGCGCGTCCACTTCGGACACCTGCTGCGCAACGCGGCCGTGCCGACGCTGACTGTGGCGGGGGTTGTCGCGGGCAACCTCGTCGCGGGTTCGGTGATCACCGAGACGGTGTTCTCGCGCGACGGCGTCGGCCGGGTCACCGCGTCCGCCGTCACCGCGCAGGACGTCCCGGTGGTGCAGGCGGTGATCGTGCTGGCCGCGCTGGTGTTCGTGGTGCTCAACCTGGTCGTCGACCTGCTCTACCCGCTGCTCGACCCGCGCATCGCGCGCACCCCCGCGGAGGTGGCCCGTGGTTGA
- a CDS encoding glycosyl hydrolase family 18 protein, whose translation MRRIGVAFVALVLMISGAVPASAAAGRRVVVYYQTIYNGSTYVSPLTLQGTGVTDVIVGAIHLDTNSVVHLNDDPPNAAKFTRMWQDLATLKNSGVHVLAFVGGAAAGSFQRLETQFDTYYPLLRNLIRTYSLSGIDLDIEEHMSNAALNKLIDALRADFGSSFLVTLAPVATELNGGGGLSGLNYDTLYRDRGAQISWFNAQFYCGWGSLSSTSGYDNIIRRGVVPASKVVAGTVTNPANCSGYVAMSTLQSTVRSLIGKYADFGGVDGWEYFNSLPGGTSAPQQWVQQIAPVVKG comes from the coding sequence ATGCGGAGGATCGGCGTGGCCTTCGTGGCCTTGGTGCTGATGATTTCGGGTGCGGTGCCGGCTTCGGCCGCCGCCGGGCGCAGGGTTGTCGTCTACTACCAGACCATCTACAACGGCTCCACCTACGTCTCGCCGCTCACCCTCCAGGGCACCGGTGTCACCGATGTCATCGTGGGCGCCATCCACCTCGACACCAACAGCGTCGTGCACCTCAACGACGACCCGCCGAACGCCGCGAAGTTCACCAGGATGTGGCAGGACCTCGCCACCCTCAAGAACAGCGGCGTGCACGTGCTCGCGTTCGTCGGCGGCGCCGCCGCGGGGAGCTTCCAGCGGCTCGAAACGCAGTTCGACACCTACTACCCCTTGCTGCGCAACCTGATCCGGACGTACTCGCTCTCCGGCATCGACCTCGACATCGAAGAGCACATGTCCAACGCCGCGCTGAACAAGCTCATCGACGCGCTGCGGGCCGACTTCGGCAGCTCGTTCCTCGTCACGCTCGCGCCGGTCGCGACCGAGCTCAACGGCGGGGGCGGTCTCTCCGGGCTGAACTACGACACCCTCTACCGCGACCGCGGCGCGCAGATTTCGTGGTTCAACGCGCAGTTCTACTGCGGCTGGGGCTCGCTGAGCAGCACGTCCGGCTACGACAACATCATCCGCCGCGGCGTGGTGCCGGCGAGCAAGGTCGTCGCCGGGACCGTGACCAATCCGGCGAACTGCAGTGGTTACGTCGCCATGTCGACTCTCCAGTCCACCGTGCGCAGCCTCATCGGCAAGTACGCGGACTTCGGCGGGGTCGACGGCTGGGAGTACTTCAACTCCCTGCCCGGCGGGACGTCGGCGCCGCAGCAGTGGGTGCAGCAAATCGCTCCGGTGGTCAAGGGCTGA